In Chitinophaga sp. HK235, a single window of DNA contains:
- a CDS encoding FecR family protein, which produces MEAKEYYRFLLQRYYEGSATAAEEEELFAELGKHADDEAWVALMDELHAVAVADPQYNPAEYEPVLQGILQAGESPKVHRIAGWRRWAAAAVLLFSAGGYYWWQHGARNILSDAPVAVAADVLPGKNGAVLTLANGQQVVLDSHGDGLITSTQGTQVILKNGQVEYKPSGNGTPVNNTLHTPRGRKFRMQLPDGTQVWLNAASSLSFPTAFTGTERKVELTGEAYFEVAKDQTKPFVVSLSNNTSVKVLGTHFDISAYTDEPGISTTLLEGAVQVNVPEHSSTLKPGQQLLFNKNAGTVVLNKNIDTAAVMAWKNGVLSFQDKKLTAVIAMIARWYDIEVTYATTPPDITFVGEIGSDVNLSSVLTFLRESGIQFNLEGRKLIIGKQ; this is translated from the coding sequence GTGGAAGCAAAAGAATATTACAGGTTTTTGTTGCAACGTTATTACGAAGGTTCTGCTACCGCGGCAGAAGAGGAAGAGCTGTTTGCAGAGCTGGGGAAACATGCCGATGATGAAGCGTGGGTGGCATTAATGGATGAGCTGCATGCCGTAGCTGTCGCAGATCCGCAATATAATCCCGCGGAGTATGAGCCGGTGCTGCAGGGTATTCTGCAAGCCGGTGAAAGTCCGAAAGTGCATCGTATAGCAGGTTGGCGCCGATGGGCTGCTGCAGCGGTGTTGTTGTTTTCCGCCGGCGGTTATTACTGGTGGCAGCATGGGGCGCGCAATATATTGTCTGATGCACCGGTAGCGGTGGCAGCAGATGTGCTGCCGGGTAAAAACGGGGCGGTCCTCACGCTGGCCAACGGCCAGCAGGTAGTGCTGGACAGCCACGGTGATGGCCTCATCACGAGCACCCAGGGCACACAGGTAATATTAAAAAACGGACAGGTGGAATACAAGCCTTCCGGTAACGGCACCCCTGTTAATAACACCTTGCATACACCACGCGGACGAAAGTTCAGAATGCAGCTGCCGGATGGCACGCAGGTATGGCTGAATGCCGCCAGCTCCCTCTCTTTCCCCACAGCCTTCACCGGTACGGAAAGAAAAGTGGAACTGACAGGGGAAGCCTATTTTGAAGTAGCCAAAGACCAAACGAAACCTTTTGTGGTAAGCCTCAGTAACAATACTTCGGTGAAGGTACTGGGCACCCACTTTGATATCAGCGCCTATACCGATGAACCGGGCATCAGCACTACCTTGCTGGAAGGCGCCGTACAGGTGAATGTTCCTGAGCATAGCAGCACACTGAAACCAGGCCAGCAGCTGCTGTTTAATAAAAATGCCGGCACCGTGGTGTTAAATAAAAACATTGATACGGCTGCGGTGATGGCCTGGAAAAACGGTGTCCTGAGTTTTCAGGATAAAAAACTGACTGCCGTGATAGCCATGATAGCGCGCTGGTATGATATAGAAGTCACCTATGCTACCACGCCGCCGGATATCACTTTCGTAGGAGAAATAGGCAGTGATGTAAATCTTTCCAGTGTCCTTACATTTTTGAGAGAGTCAGGGATACAA
- a CDS encoding RNA polymerase sigma factor, with protein MNIHEDRILFSRIASGDEAAFRILYHRYNAVLSVSVRKLLRSEETAAEVLQEVFLKVWLLRHTLETIENPAGWMYTMASNYSLSILRKIAREKYRVEAITHDDIEDSLDVTEKFRVKELQGHIKNAIEQLPPSRREVFVMNTQDGKSRKEIAEALDISEHTVKNQLVTARKFIREYLEKHTGEGLPVLLIGMLLRIF; from the coding sequence GTGAACATACACGAGGACAGGATACTTTTTTCGCGGATTGCAAGTGGGGATGAAGCAGCTTTTCGTATACTGTATCATCGTTATAATGCAGTGCTGTCTGTTTCTGTACGGAAATTGCTCCGGTCAGAAGAAACTGCAGCAGAGGTGTTGCAGGAAGTTTTCCTGAAGGTATGGCTGTTGAGACATACCCTTGAAACCATCGAAAACCCCGCCGGATGGATGTATACCATGGCATCCAACTACTCCCTCTCCATACTCAGAAAAATTGCCCGCGAGAAATACCGGGTGGAAGCGATTACCCATGATGATATAGAAGACAGCCTGGATGTAACAGAAAAGTTCCGGGTGAAGGAACTGCAGGGCCATATTAAAAATGCCATTGAGCAACTGCCGCCGTCCCGGCGGGAAGTATTTGTAATGAATACACAGGATGGAAAATCCCGTAAGGAGATTGCCGAAGCTCTCGATATTTCAGAGCATACGGTTAAAAACCAGCTGGTCACCGCCCGGAAGTTTATCCGGGAATACCTGGAAAAGCATACGGGAGAAGGCTTGCCGGTATTGCTGATAGGGATGTTGTTAAGAATTTTTTAA